A genome region from Trichosurus vulpecula isolate mTriVul1 chromosome 5, mTriVul1.pri, whole genome shotgun sequence includes the following:
- the LOC118850774 gene encoding 60S ribosomal protein L17-like encodes MVRYSLDPENPTKSCKSRGSNLRVHFKNTRETAQAIKGMHIRKATKYLKDITLKKQCVPFRRYNGGVGRCAQAKQWGWTQGRLPKKSAEFLLHMLKNAESNAELKGLDVDSLVIEHIQVNKAPKMRRRTYRAHGRINPYMSSPCHIEMILTEKEQIVPKPEEEVAQKKKISQKKLKKQKLMARE; translated from the coding sequence ATGGTGAGGTACTCTCTTGATCCAGAGAACCCCACAAAATCATGCAAGTCAAGGGGTTCAAATCTCCGGGTCCACTTCAAGAACACCCGTGAAACAGCCCAAGCTATCAAGGGCATGCATATCCGAAAAGCtaccaagtatttgaaagatatCACATTGAAGAAACAATGTGTTCCCTTCCGTCGGTATAATGGTGGAGTTGGCAGGTGTGCCCAGGCTAAGCAGTGGGGTTGGACACAGGGTCGCTTGCCCAAAAAGAGTGCTGAATTCTTGTTGCATATGCTTAAAAATGCAGAGAGTAATGCAgaactgaagggtttggatgTGGATTCTCTTGTCATTGAGCATATCCAGGTTAACAAGGCTCCCAAAATGCGACGGCGTACTTACAGGGCTCATGGTCGAATCAACCCATACATGAGTTCTCCTTGCCATATTGAGATGATACTcactgaaaaggaacaaattgttcctaaACCAGAAGAGGaggttgctcaaaagaaaaagatatcccagaagaaactgaagaaacaaaagcttatgG